A genomic region of Pelodiscus sinensis isolate JC-2024 chromosome 1, ASM4963464v1, whole genome shotgun sequence contains the following coding sequences:
- the TMEM121B gene encoding transmembrane protein 121B, translating into MHRAVANQRSGSSSSSSGSFQPPPPPPAHPAADLQPLFLGGRSRRVSGSSSGSARARSSSSSSSGGEEESISKPLVPAPAAPAPAASSPASSSSSSSGCGMTAGELYGGAGPAGGTAAAAAGGLPWPGGGSGGSRWGYKALSLVLLLGQGALLDLYLIAVTDLYWCSWIATDLVLAAGWGIFFCRNSRARRRDRPPPGHPPPPPPPLHPLLLHPPHGGRGAGRAGGPLRGGDFAYAHLAWLIYSIAFTPKAALILGTSILELIELRLPLGITGFRVTLALSAPLLYCLLRAIGPDGAGQLLLPPQPPPQHRAAAAFLATCLDLLDSFTLLELVLQPGRPAPLPGPLRYLLIAVYFLCLASPVLWLYELSAARPPGAARLALHLLLPAGLLDAPLLALRCLLLLHYQQPLSVFMLKNLFFLACRGLEAMESCCLLRPAAGGAKYSPAPGPGPGAAQLSHCISENDMGPHGYVNTLAVSAQN; encoded by the coding sequence ATGCACCGGGCTGTCGCCAACCAGCGCtcgggctcctcctcctcctcctccggctctttccagccgccgccgccgccccccgctCATCCCGCCGccgacctgcagcccctcttCCTGGGCGGCCGCAGCCGGCGCGTGTCGGGCTCCAGCTCGGGCTCGGCCCGggcccgcagcagcagcagcagcagcagcggcggggaggaggagagcatcaGCAAACCCCTGGTGCCGGCCCCGGCCGCGCCGgcccccgccgcctcctccccggcctccagcagcagcagcagctcgggCTGCGGCATGACGGCGGGGGAGCTCTACGGGGGCGCGGGCCCGGCCGGGGGGACGGCGGCGGCGGCCGCCGGGGGGCTGCCGTGGCCGGGCGGGGGCTCCGGCGGGTCCCGCTGGGGCTACAAGGCGCTgtccctggtgctgctgctggggcagggagcgctGCTGGACCTTTATCTGATCGCCGTCACCGACCTCTACTGGTGCAGCTGGATCGCCACCGACCTGGTGCTGGCGGCCGGCTGGGGCATCTTCTTCTGCCGCAACAGCCGGGCCCGGCGCCGGGATCGCCCCCCGCCTGGCCACCCGCCGCCCCCGCCACCCCCGCTGCacccgctgctgctgcacccGCCGCACGGCGGCCGgggcgcgggccgggccgggggcccCCTACGGGGCGGGGACTTCGCCTACGCGCACCTGGCCTGGCTGATCTACTCCATCGCCTTCACCCCCAAGGCGGCGCTGATCCTGGGCACCTCCATCCTGGAGCTGATCGAGCTGCGCCTGCCGCTGGGCATCACCGGCTTCCGCGTCACCCTGGCGCTCTCCGCCCCGCTGCTCTACTGCCTGCTGCGGGCCATCGGCCCCGACGGCGccggccagctgctgctgccgccccagCCGCCGCCCCAGCaccgcgccgccgccgccttcCTGGCCACCTGCCTCGACCTGCTGGACAGCTTCACCctgctggagctggtgctgcagcccggccgcccggccccgctgcccggcccCTTGCGCTACCTGCTCATCGCCGTCTACTTCCTCTGCCTGGCCTCGCCAGTGCTCTGGCTCTACGAGCTCagcgccgcccgcccgcccggcgccgcCCGCCTGGCCCTGCACCTGCTGCTGCCCGCCGGGCTGCTGGACGCGCCGCTGCTCGCCCtgcgctgcctcctgctgctccactaCCAGCAGCCGCTCTCCGTCTTCATGCTCAAGAACCTCTTCTTCCTGGCCTGCCGCGGCCTCGAGGCCATGGAGAGCTGCTGCCTGCTCCGCCCCGCCGCCGGGGGCGCCAAGTAcagcccggcccccggcccgggCCCCGGCGCCGCCCAGCTCAGCCACTGCATCTCCGAGAACGACATGGGGCCCCACGGCTACGTCAATACCCTGGCGGTCAGCGCCCAGAACTGA